One Setaria viridis chromosome 5, Setaria_viridis_v4.0, whole genome shotgun sequence genomic region harbors:
- the LOC117854939 gene encoding glutaredoxin-C1, which yields MDRVTKLASQRAVVIFSMSSCCMCHTVTRLFRELGVNPTVVELDEDPRGKEMEKALARLLGRSPAVPAVFIGGRLAGSTDKVMSLHLSGNLVPLLRNAGALWV from the coding sequence ATGGACCGGGTGACGAAGCTGGCTTCTCAGCGTGCGGTGGTGATCTTCAGCATGAGCTCCTGCTGCATGTGCCACACGGTGACACGCCTGTTCCGCGAGCTCGGGGTGAACCCGACGGTGGTGGAGCTGGACGAGGACCCGCGGGggaaggagatggagaaggcGTTGGCGAGGCTGCTGGGCCGCAGCCCCGCTGTGCCGGCGGTGTTCATCGGCGGCAGGCTCGCTGGCTCCACCGACAAGGTCATGTCGCTCCACCTTAGCGGCAACCTCGTCCCGCTGCTGCGGAATGCCGGCGCGCTCTGGGTGTAG